One Thermococcus kodakarensis KOD1 genomic window carries:
- a CDS encoding dihydroorotate dehydrogenase: MTVAKLSINLSGLEFENPLILASGINDKVPEQWIRAHEEGAGGVVTKSIGIEPRKGYDNPTIVELPYGLINAMGLPNPGWKGFLEMVEGYSFDFPLIVSIFGGTPEEFAFLAEKLSEVADAFELNLSCPHAKGYGMEIGQKPENVYAVVKAVKDATDKPVIAKLTPNIDDITKLGLAAENAGADAVSAINTLKAIAIDIYARKPILSNKVGGYSGPGVKPVALRAVYDLARTLDIPVIGIGGITTWQDAVEFLLAGASALQIGTAVSLRGWKVFREINEGIERYLREEGFSSVEEIVGLALE; this comes from the coding sequence GTGACAGTGGCAAAGCTCTCTATAAACCTCTCGGGTCTGGAGTTTGAGAACCCTCTCATCCTTGCGTCGGGGATAAACGATAAGGTCCCGGAGCAATGGATAAGGGCCCACGAAGAGGGAGCCGGCGGCGTAGTTACAAAATCAATTGGAATCGAGCCGAGGAAGGGCTACGACAACCCCACAATCGTCGAACTCCCATATGGGTTAATAAACGCTATGGGCCTCCCAAACCCTGGATGGAAGGGCTTTCTTGAGATGGTTGAGGGATACAGCTTTGACTTCCCCCTCATCGTGTCCATTTTCGGCGGAACGCCGGAGGAGTTCGCCTTTCTAGCGGAAAAGCTGAGCGAAGTTGCCGATGCTTTTGAGCTTAATCTGTCCTGCCCTCACGCCAAGGGCTATGGTATGGAGATAGGTCAAAAGCCAGAGAACGTCTATGCTGTGGTAAAAGCCGTTAAAGACGCCACCGATAAACCAGTCATAGCGAAGCTCACACCCAACATTGACGACATAACCAAGCTCGGCCTAGCCGCTGAGAACGCTGGAGCCGATGCCGTCTCTGCTATAAACACACTGAAGGCAATCGCGATAGATATCTACGCCAGAAAACCCATACTGAGCAATAAGGTCGGTGGCTACTCTGGACCTGGCGTTAAGCCCGTTGCCCTGAGGGCTGTCTATGACCTCGCGAGGACGCTTGACATTCCTGTGATCGGAATCGGCGGCATAACGACCTGGCAGGATGCTGTGGAGTTTCTCTTGGCTGGAGCGTCAGCCCTTCAGATTGGAACCGCAGTTTCCCTTCGGGGCTGGAAGGTGTTCAGAGAGATAAATGAGGGAATCGAGCGTTACCTTAGGGAAGAAGGGTTTTCGAGCGTAGAGGAGATAGTCGGCTTGGCTCTGGAATAA
- a CDS encoding AbrB/MazE/SpoVT family DNA-binding domain-containing protein — protein sequence MPLTKVTRNYQITIPAEIRKALGIKEGEYLDVELRGDEIVIKRAKRKWKTFRLGRKITEEELERLEEEAMEEEMAWRP from the coding sequence ATGCCTTTGACGAAGGTCACCCGCAACTACCAGATAACGATTCCGGCCGAGATAAGAAAGGCCCTTGGGATAAAGGAAGGCGAGTACCTCGACGTTGAGCTCAGGGGGGACGAGATAGTGATTAAAAGGGCCAAAAGGAAGTGGAAAACCTTCAGGCTCGGCAGGAAGATAACCGAAGAGGAGCTTGAGAGGCTCGAAGAGGAAGCCATGGAGGAGGAAATGGCATGGAGGCCGTGA
- a CDS encoding PIN domain-containing protein has translation MEAVIDTNVFLYAAVEEMPRHREAFELLHSPSLEKWIVPTIVIYEVVWNFRKLGFSSEEARELVEQIVEDERTKLVDDRRYLIKAFETLQSLSLTHYNDSVLLTIATEVGALATYDKKRRKRAKKLGIKLLPEVVE, from the coding sequence ATGGAGGCCGTGATAGACACCAACGTTTTCCTATACGCGGCGGTTGAGGAGATGCCCCGCCACAGGGAGGCCTTTGAACTCCTGCACTCCCCCTCTCTGGAGAAATGGATCGTGCCAACCATTGTCATTTACGAAGTCGTCTGGAACTTTAGAAAGCTCGGATTCTCAAGTGAAGAGGCCAGGGAACTCGTAGAGCAGATAGTTGAAGACGAGAGAACAAAACTCGTAGACGACAGGAGGTATTTGATAAAGGCGTTTGAAACCCTCCAAAGCCTTTCCTTGACACACTACAATGACTCGGTGTTGCTGACAATAGCTACGGAAGTTGGGGCCCTTGCAACCTACGACAAGAAGCGTAGGAAAAGAGCTAAGAAACTGGGCATTAAACTGCTTCCAGAGGTGGTAGAATGA
- the queC gene encoding 7-cyano-7-deazaguanine synthase QueC codes for MKRAVVLFSGGLDSTACLYWAKKNYDEVIMLTVNYGSNEEKVTNKVAEFFSKELDVPLKIVRLDFLEEFSKLRGTTLVGGETPKVTGEELENIEVAQETAKSVWVPARNVVLIAVAASLLDALGGGDIVVGFNAEEGATFPDNTPEFVEKMNEMLKYGTMAEVRVVAPLINLDKRGIAKLLKELGAKYEYSNSCYMPKGFTEDGKPIHCGECESCVRRHRGLIEGIGEDKTVYAVEPKI; via the coding sequence ATGAAGCGCGCGGTCGTCCTCTTCAGCGGTGGGCTTGACAGTACCGCCTGCCTCTACTGGGCAAAGAAGAACTACGACGAGGTCATAATGCTGACAGTTAACTACGGCAGCAACGAGGAGAAGGTTACCAACAAAGTGGCAGAGTTCTTCTCGAAGGAGCTGGATGTCCCGCTCAAGATAGTTAGGTTAGACTTCCTCGAGGAGTTCTCGAAGCTCCGCGGGACGACGCTCGTCGGCGGGGAGACGCCGAAGGTTACCGGGGAAGAGCTTGAAAACATTGAGGTTGCTCAAGAAACTGCCAAAAGCGTCTGGGTTCCCGCTAGGAACGTCGTTCTGATAGCAGTTGCAGCTTCTCTCCTTGATGCTCTCGGCGGCGGGGACATAGTGGTTGGCTTCAACGCCGAGGAAGGGGCCACGTTTCCGGACAACACACCAGAGTTCGTTGAGAAAATGAACGAGATGCTCAAGTATGGGACAATGGCTGAGGTAAGGGTGGTTGCACCTCTAATAAATCTGGACAAAAGGGGGATAGCAAAACTCCTGAAGGAGCTCGGAGCGAAGTACGAGTACTCCAACTCCTGCTACATGCCGAAGGGCTTCACCGAGGACGGGAAGCCGATCCACTGTGGCGAGTGTGAGAGCTGCGTGAGAAGGCACAGGGGCTTGATAGAGGGCATCGGTGAGGACAAAACCGTCTATGCTGTGGAGCCAAAGATTTAG
- a CDS encoding transglutaminase-like domain-containing protein, with amino-acid sequence MTKDGYSRGSKLARYLVEMAVIMLVFVAGAAIKNDDHDSLSIVEELTKYHTDPFNPDTDGDGLTDGAEVKLYATSPTRIDSDSDGLTDGDEISEYKTNPLSQDTDDDGLSDGEEVKTYGTNPLSGDSDEDGLDDKSEVVVHKTNPTATDTDKDGLMDTKEIQIYKTNPTNPDTDKDEVNDGDEINRYSTDPLNPDSDGDGLLDGQEVTAYMTDPLNPDTDGDGVSDSLEVKKGSDPHKTDTDNDGLTDPEEILEFSTNPLSKDTDEDGLSDFDEVKTYKTSPLTLDTDGDGLSDPEELPLGTDPLNKDSDQDGLVDGEEINTYKTNPLKPDSDNDGLDDGQEVILYGTDPLDPDTDGDYLPDGYEGQLGTDPLYDWRHTYNEEAFKAGLSKYFREKLRTVTKDFTKYSTTLDKAWAILEWIDENIEYEYTKADYVDALVYNWSKLTSEQKELYDNLTRLYAPNDIIVYKKGICGDYAILTAAMLLDSGVSPVYLLDISFENSKVGHAAVAVKIEGELFVLDQHLPPIPIGNYYWTWAIKNNSKIIANITFYEVRLNTRGEPEVTDTWTWSGEELKEKAYILNEEAIRQIMEIAKEKFLLLYPQYKEDPRLKSLAEQDMESTKSTGEPSNAYLPPGFSRGWGLYLSDEYFWLYYSPITAQKLVDYSIMAAFSSENWAEVIQQCDRFYLLIDYVPTTVSDGMTTITVPKILLVMEIAS; translated from the coding sequence GTGACAAAGGATGGATATTCTCGAGGAAGTAAATTGGCGAGGTATCTAGTTGAAATGGCCGTTATAATGCTTGTTTTTGTCGCGGGGGCAGCCATAAAAAACGACGACCATGACTCCCTCAGTATTGTGGAGGAACTGACAAAGTACCACACTGATCCGTTTAATCCTGACACGGACGGGGATGGGCTGACTGATGGAGCAGAAGTTAAGTTGTATGCAACGAGCCCCACCCGAATAGACAGCGACAGTGATGGGCTCACCGATGGAGATGAAATCTCAGAGTACAAAACGAATCCCCTAAGCCAAGACACCGATGATGACGGTCTTTCAGATGGCGAAGAGGTCAAAACATACGGAACCAACCCTCTCTCTGGAGATAGTGATGAGGACGGACTTGACGATAAAAGCGAGGTCGTGGTGCACAAAACTAATCCAACAGCAACCGATACTGATAAGGACGGGCTAATGGACACTAAAGAGATACAGATATACAAAACAAATCCAACGAATCCGGATACCGACAAAGATGAAGTCAATGATGGAGACGAAATCAATAGATATTCTACGGATCCGCTGAATCCAGATAGCGACGGAGATGGTCTCCTTGATGGGCAAGAAGTAACCGCTTATATGACGGATCCCCTAAATCCTGACACCGATGGAGATGGGGTTTCTGATTCACTTGAGGTAAAGAAGGGTTCTGATCCTCACAAGACGGATACAGACAACGATGGCTTAACAGACCCAGAAGAAATACTCGAATTCAGCACAAACCCCCTCTCAAAAGATACAGACGAAGATGGACTTTCCGACTTTGATGAAGTTAAAACGTACAAAACGAGCCCATTGACCTTAGATACCGACGGAGACGGACTATCCGATCCTGAGGAGCTACCGTTGGGAACGGATCCACTTAATAAAGATAGCGACCAAGATGGGCTTGTAGATGGGGAAGAAATCAATACATACAAAACAAATCCATTGAAACCAGATAGCGATAATGATGGCTTAGACGATGGGCAGGAGGTAATATTATACGGGACTGACCCCTTAGATCCCGACACGGACGGGGATTACCTACCCGATGGATATGAGGGGCAATTGGGTACTGACCCATTATACGATTGGAGGCACACCTATAATGAAGAAGCGTTTAAGGCAGGATTAAGCAAGTATTTCAGGGAAAAGCTCAGAACAGTTACAAAGGATTTCACGAAGTACAGCACAACTTTGGATAAAGCCTGGGCAATTCTGGAATGGATTGATGAGAATATCGAGTATGAGTACACTAAAGCAGATTACGTTGATGCTCTTGTGTACAACTGGTCAAAGCTAACATCAGAGCAGAAGGAGCTCTATGATAACCTAACGAGACTTTACGCCCCAAACGATATTATTGTTTACAAAAAAGGTATCTGCGGAGATTATGCAATATTAACAGCGGCAATGCTCTTGGACTCGGGAGTGTCTCCGGTTTACCTGTTGGATATCAGTTTCGAAAACTCCAAAGTTGGCCATGCTGCAGTAGCAGTCAAAATAGAGGGGGAACTATTCGTTCTTGACCAGCATTTGCCCCCAATTCCTATAGGTAATTACTATTGGACATGGGCTATCAAAAATAATTCAAAGATAATAGCTAACATAACCTTCTACGAGGTGAGGCTCAACACAAGAGGAGAACCAGAAGTTACAGATACTTGGACATGGAGCGGGGAGGAGCTAAAGGAAAAAGCATACATCTTAAACGAAGAGGCCATAAGGCAGATTATGGAAATAGCAAAAGAAAAATTCCTACTCCTGTACCCCCAGTACAAAGAAGATCCCCGGTTAAAATCTCTCGCAGAGCAGGACATGGAATCCACGAAATCCACTGGAGAGCCTTCCAATGCATACTTGCCTCCAGGATTTAGTAGGGGATGGGGGTTGTACCTATCCGACGAATACTTCTGGTTATACTACTCCCCCATTACTGCCCAGAAGCTCGTTGATTACTCGATAATGGCAGCATTCTCCAGTGAAAACTGGGCAGAAGTCATACAGCAATGCGACAGATTCTACCTTTTGATTGACTACGTACCAACAACCGTATCCGACGGAATGACAACGATAACAGTGCCGAAAATCCTTCTAGTCATGGAGATTGCGAGTTAG
- a CDS encoding MFS transporter, whose translation MTAGFGTLSMMGVAKPDIISHFGISNSAYDLQHVAYVFGLFVAFLLGHTKLYEGSFKRSVAIALSWAAIPQLLIPYVGNWYLVVALRFIQGFVVSLVPLFSTQIARFFVAERPFAKGIILSGIFWGGVFGSISARYLVEAVGWKMGFVVTAIIMYAVLLLWWLLVEDFEIIHEKTGSDVNIWKMPFTWVLGLTFFPALWVIFTIVGFSASLGYDLGWTKDQVSNLSTTLNVSKALWSIAMGFVGFQLSKKNTTPRGLFKAIVQVMMISYTIAFIGLILYSKAMLAGNYAMALASVVLVGALQGTGPAFWTSAPATYPKRIYPKASFALGLISNSANAIAPSVTEALASISEKLALAELTLMPLLGILTLVTVSRMRLPVEELGE comes from the coding sequence ATGACGGCGGGTTTTGGGACGCTGAGCATGATGGGCGTTGCAAAGCCCGATATTATCAGCCACTTTGGAATAAGCAACTCGGCCTATGACCTACAGCACGTTGCCTACGTCTTTGGTCTCTTCGTCGCTTTCCTGCTCGGACACACAAAGCTCTACGAGGGGAGCTTTAAGAGGAGCGTCGCGATAGCACTCAGCTGGGCCGCGATTCCACAGCTCCTCATACCCTACGTGGGTAACTGGTACCTCGTCGTTGCCCTCCGCTTCATCCAGGGTTTTGTAGTCAGCCTTGTCCCGCTCTTCAGCACCCAGATAGCACGCTTCTTTGTCGCAGAAAGACCCTTCGCCAAGGGCATAATCCTCTCTGGAATATTCTGGGGCGGGGTTTTCGGAAGCATTAGCGCCCGCTACCTCGTCGAAGCGGTTGGCTGGAAGATGGGCTTCGTTGTAACTGCAATCATAATGTACGCCGTCCTGCTCCTCTGGTGGCTTCTCGTTGAGGACTTTGAGATCATCCATGAGAAGACGGGTAGCGACGTGAACATCTGGAAGATGCCCTTCACGTGGGTCCTTGGTCTGACTTTCTTCCCGGCCCTGTGGGTGATATTCACGATAGTCGGCTTCTCCGCGAGCCTCGGCTACGACCTCGGCTGGACAAAAGACCAGGTCTCCAACCTCAGCACGACCCTCAACGTCTCAAAGGCCCTCTGGAGCATAGCCATGGGTTTCGTCGGCTTCCAGCTATCCAAGAAGAACACCACTCCAAGGGGACTCTTCAAAGCCATCGTACAGGTCATGATGATATCCTACACAATAGCCTTCATCGGGCTTATCCTCTACTCAAAGGCAATGCTTGCAGGGAACTATGCCATGGCTCTCGCGAGCGTTGTACTCGTTGGTGCCCTTCAGGGGACGGGGCCGGCTTTCTGGACGAGTGCCCCCGCCACCTATCCAAAGCGCATCTATCCAAAAGCTTCGTTCGCCCTTGGCCTTATCTCAAACTCTGCAAACGCCATAGCTCCATCGGTCACAGAAGCCCTGGCTTCCATCAGCGAGAAGCTCGCCCTTGCTGAGCTCACATTAATGCCGCTCCTCGGCATCCTGACACTGGTAACGGTCTCAAGAATGAGACTCCCAGTGGAGGAGCTCGGAGAATGA
- a CDS encoding TMEM165/GDT1 family protein, which yields MENLLAVFVSIFLAELGDKTQLATIAFASKYGWKTAFLGAILGLATVNLIGALIGDKIGDVLPIEVIHKGAGVLFIVFGILMLLGKM from the coding sequence ATGGAAAACCTGCTTGCCGTCTTCGTTTCTATTTTTCTGGCGGAGCTCGGGGATAAGACCCAGCTCGCGACAATAGCCTTCGCCTCAAAGTACGGGTGGAAAACCGCCTTTCTGGGGGCTATCCTGGGGTTAGCGACCGTTAATCTGATAGGTGCCCTTATTGGGGATAAAATTGGAGATGTTCTACCGATTGAAGTTATTCACAAAGGCGCTGGCGTTCTGTTCATAGTCTTTGGCATCTTAATGCTGCTTGGAAAAATGTGA
- a CDS encoding pyridoxal phosphate-dependent aminotransferase, which produces MRYKKRKYFMAGRINILQRSKIRELFEKASKMENVISLGIGEPDFDTPEVIKEAAKRAIDEGYTHYTPNAGIPEFREAIAEYYKEFYNVDVDMNNIIVTAGAYEATYLAFESILEQGDDVIIPDPAFVCYVEDAKIAEAGIIRIPLREENKFRIDPDELLEAITKRTRMIVMNYPNNPTGAIMKKDVAKAIADIAQDYNIYILSDEPYEHFLYEGARHHPMIKYAPDNTILANSFSKTFAMTGWRLGFAIAPEQVIRDMIKLHAYVIGNVTSFIQIAGITALRDKRSWEAVERMRQVYDERRKLVLKYLNDMPHITPFRPKGAFYIWAKIDPELDMTSEDFAEWLLENAGVVVIPGTAFGRQGEGWIRISYATEKEKLIEAMERMKEALSKL; this is translated from the coding sequence ATGAGGTATAAGAAGAGAAAGTACTTCATGGCCGGCAGGATAAACATCCTCCAGAGGTCGAAGATAAGGGAGCTTTTTGAGAAGGCTTCCAAGATGGAAAACGTCATCTCACTCGGCATCGGCGAGCCAGATTTTGACACGCCCGAGGTCATAAAAGAAGCCGCCAAGAGGGCGATTGATGAAGGCTACACTCATTACACCCCCAACGCAGGCATCCCTGAGTTTAGGGAGGCCATCGCCGAGTACTATAAGGAGTTCTACAACGTTGATGTTGATATGAACAACATAATAGTCACCGCGGGTGCGTACGAGGCTACTTACCTCGCCTTCGAGAGCATCCTGGAACAGGGCGACGACGTGATAATCCCCGACCCGGCCTTTGTCTGCTACGTCGAAGATGCCAAAATAGCCGAGGCAGGGATAATCCGCATCCCGCTCAGGGAGGAGAACAAGTTCCGCATTGACCCTGACGAGCTCCTTGAGGCGATAACAAAGAGGACAAGAATGATAGTCATGAACTACCCAAACAACCCGACGGGAGCTATAATGAAGAAGGACGTTGCGAAGGCTATAGCCGATATAGCCCAGGACTACAACATCTACATCCTCAGCGACGAGCCCTATGAACACTTCCTCTACGAGGGAGCCAGACACCACCCAATGATAAAGTACGCCCCGGACAACACGATACTCGCCAACAGCTTCTCGAAGACCTTCGCCATGACGGGCTGGCGCCTCGGCTTCGCCATAGCGCCTGAGCAGGTCATCCGCGATATGATAAAGCTCCACGCTTATGTCATCGGCAACGTTACGTCCTTCATCCAGATAGCGGGCATAACGGCCCTGCGCGACAAGAGGAGCTGGGAAGCCGTCGAAAGGATGAGGCAGGTGTACGACGAGAGGAGAAAGCTCGTCCTCAAGTACCTCAACGATATGCCGCACATAACACCTTTCAGACCGAAGGGAGCTTTCTACATCTGGGCCAAGATTGATCCGGAGCTCGATATGACCAGCGAAGACTTCGCCGAGTGGCTCCTTGAGAACGCTGGAGTTGTGGTTATCCCTGGAACTGCCTTTGGAAGGCAGGGCGAGGGCTGGATAAGGATAAGCTACGCCACAGAGAAGGAAAAGCTCATAGAGGCCATGGAGAGAATGAAAGAGGCCCTCTCGAAGCTGTGA
- the cgi121 gene encoding KEOPS complex subunit Cgi121, giving the protein MIPVTKSIHIARVDVHNVDDILGYLGSNVQLVSVECWRAVAFAAVLAERAVKRGTPHAKTLGGELLLRLAGTHQIREAIKEVGAKNGPNYLVVFGDNSEAEEILRSLGLEEIEIKDCSDEEVKRFFEKSALVEVL; this is encoded by the coding sequence GTGATCCCCGTAACCAAAAGCATACATATAGCGAGAGTCGATGTACACAATGTTGATGATATACTCGGTTACTTAGGTTCGAATGTGCAACTAGTTAGCGTTGAGTGCTGGAGAGCGGTGGCCTTCGCGGCAGTACTCGCTGAGAGGGCAGTAAAAAGGGGCACCCCCCACGCAAAAACTCTTGGGGGGGAGCTGCTCCTCCGCTTGGCTGGAACCCACCAGATAAGGGAAGCAATAAAAGAGGTAGGAGCCAAAAACGGCCCCAACTACCTCGTAGTGTTTGGGGACAACTCGGAGGCAGAAGAGATTCTAAGAAGCCTTGGTCTCGAAGAGATCGAAATCAAGGACTGTTCCGATGAGGAAGTGAAAAGATTCTTTGAAAAAAGCGCCTTAGTCGAAGTTTTATAG
- a CDS encoding ribbon-helix-helix domain-containing protein, with translation MSRMRIISVQLPQGLINAMDQLVKKGVYPNRSEVIREAIRELLKKELYRLETEERSTPDYIIK, from the coding sequence ATGAGCAGAATGAGGATCATCAGCGTCCAGCTCCCGCAGGGGCTAATAAACGCCATGGATCAGCTCGTCAAAAAAGGCGTTTATCCGAACAGGAGTGAGGTCATTCGTGAGGCCATCCGCGAACTTCTGAAAAAGGAACTGTACCGCCTGGAGACTGAAGAACGCTCAACGCCGGACTACATCATCAAATAA
- the ftsZ gene encoding cell division protein FtsZ, translating to MVFKLLEQAGIKIDLDDEPKKVQTAPQFDDDDENEIRIVIVGVGGSGNNTITRLYDLGVQGAELIAMNTDAQALKHAKAHKKLLLGKDLTQGKGSGGDPEVGYRAAEASAHEIAETIGDADLVFITAGMGNGTGTGAAPVVARVIKERARHNGRFREPLVISVVTYPFKNEGKIREEKAKAGIKALLYYSDTVVIIENDKLLQLVPKLPINAAFRFADEIIARMVKGITETIKLPSMVNIDFADVYSIMHNGGAALIGIGESDSSNRAVDAVKNALQNKLLDVEYGSGEKALVHFTVGPDVSLGEINEAMNIVYEKLGEKSEIKWGARIDEDMGKMVRAMVIMTGVKSPHILGGETALQLPVKESLLPAEPKAGFNSFEDKIYKVISRKSDEKPGSDMRGYINKLLADFDDLS from the coding sequence ATGGTGTTTAAACTGCTCGAGCAGGCGGGGATAAAAATAGACCTGGACGATGAGCCAAAAAAAGTTCAAACTGCACCTCAGTTCGATGACGACGATGAGAACGAAATAAGGATAGTTATAGTGGGCGTCGGTGGCTCTGGAAACAACACTATAACAAGGCTTTACGATCTCGGTGTTCAGGGTGCCGAGCTTATTGCCATGAACACAGACGCGCAGGCCCTCAAGCACGCCAAAGCTCACAAGAAACTCCTCCTTGGAAAGGATCTGACCCAGGGAAAGGGTTCTGGCGGCGATCCAGAAGTTGGATACCGTGCCGCAGAGGCGAGTGCACATGAGATAGCCGAGACAATTGGGGACGCTGACCTGGTATTCATAACGGCCGGAATGGGTAACGGAACTGGTACAGGTGCCGCTCCCGTCGTTGCCAGGGTTATAAAGGAGCGCGCCCGCCACAACGGCCGCTTTAGAGAGCCTCTCGTCATAAGCGTTGTTACCTACCCGTTTAAGAACGAAGGAAAGATCAGGGAAGAGAAAGCCAAAGCTGGAATAAAGGCCCTCCTGTACTATTCGGACACAGTCGTAATAATTGAGAACGACAAGCTCCTCCAGCTCGTCCCCAAGCTTCCGATCAACGCGGCATTCCGCTTTGCGGATGAGATTATAGCCAGGATGGTCAAGGGCATAACCGAAACTATAAAGCTCCCGTCCATGGTGAACATAGACTTCGCCGACGTTTACAGCATAATGCACAACGGCGGTGCTGCCCTCATAGGTATCGGTGAAAGCGACTCAAGCAACAGGGCCGTTGACGCCGTCAAGAACGCTCTCCAGAACAAGCTCCTCGACGTGGAGTACGGCAGTGGAGAGAAGGCACTCGTCCACTTCACAGTTGGTCCCGACGTCAGCCTCGGTGAAATCAACGAGGCCATGAACATCGTCTATGAGAAGCTTGGCGAAAAGAGCGAAATCAAGTGGGGTGCCAGGATAGACGAGGACATGGGTAAGATGGTCCGCGCCATGGTCATAATGACCGGCGTCAAGAGCCCGCACATCCTCGGCGGTGAAACAGCCCTCCAGCTCCCAGTGAAGGAGTCCCTGCTCCCAGCTGAGCCAAAAGCAGGATTCAACTCCTTTGAGGACAAGATATACAAGGTGATATCTCGCAAGTCCGACGAAAAGCCGGGAAGTGACATGAGGGGATACATAAACAAGCTCCTGGCCGATTTCGACGATCTCAGCTGA
- a CDS encoding ParA family protein has protein sequence MAVVISVANQKGGVGKTTLTMNLGFALSEMGKRVLLVDVDPQFNLTFGLIGMKVLEHSSRNVGTLMTRESEIEETIVPVKENLDLIPSHLNLSAKEIEIINAYNRERRLEKALIPVLPDYDYVLIDNPPSMGIFLVNSLTASDYVLIPLELSYFGVIGMQLMFNLMRMIREETNENLKLLGLVPNKFTKQTKVPKMRLKELKEAYPDAPILTTIPKAIALEKAQSEGKSIFEFEPNGRASKAFQKLAKEVVEIVEG, from the coding sequence ATGGCAGTCGTAATCAGCGTTGCCAATCAGAAGGGGGGAGTGGGCAAGACAACGCTCACGATGAACCTCGGCTTCGCCCTTTCCGAGATGGGCAAGAGGGTTCTCCTGGTTGACGTTGACCCCCAGTTCAACCTCACCTTTGGTCTAATCGGGATGAAGGTTCTTGAGCACTCCAGCAGGAACGTTGGAACGCTGATGACAAGGGAAAGCGAGATTGAGGAGACCATTGTCCCTGTCAAGGAGAACCTTGATCTCATTCCAAGCCATTTGAACCTATCGGCCAAGGAGATCGAGATAATAAACGCCTACAACCGTGAGAGACGACTTGAAAAGGCCCTTATCCCGGTACTCCCAGACTACGACTACGTCCTCATTGACAACCCGCCCAGCATGGGAATATTCCTCGTGAATTCTCTCACCGCGTCGGACTACGTTCTGATACCGCTCGAGCTTAGCTACTTCGGAGTAATCGGCATGCAGCTCATGTTCAACCTGATGAGAATGATCAGGGAGGAGACCAACGAGAACCTCAAGCTCCTCGGCCTCGTTCCCAATAAGTTTACCAAGCAAACAAAAGTCCCGAAGATGCGCCTCAAGGAGCTGAAGGAGGCCTATCCAGACGCTCCAATACTGACCACGATACCAAAGGCCATAGCCCTAGAAAAGGCCCAGAGTGAGGGTAAGAGCATATTTGAGTTTGAGCCGAACGGTAGGGCTTCTAAGGCCTTCCAAAAGCTTGCCAAAGAGGTGGTTGAAATTGTCGAAGGATAA
- a CDS encoding adenylyltransferase/cytidyltransferase family protein, whose translation MEEKRKKIRVLVGGVFDILHVGHIHFLKQAKELGDELVVIVAHDETVRMQKRREPINPAEDRAELLRAIRYVDEVYIGTPGTIDMELVKRIDPDVIAIGPDQFFNCEKLKEELRKHGINAEVIRIPYLYKSDRAKTSKIIQRIVETFCE comes from the coding sequence ATGGAAGAGAAGCGGAAGAAGATCAGGGTCCTAGTTGGGGGAGTCTTTGACATCCTCCACGTCGGCCACATCCATTTTTTGAAGCAGGCCAAGGAGCTTGGTGACGAGCTGGTCGTTATAGTTGCACACGACGAGACCGTGAGGATGCAGAAGAGGAGAGAGCCCATAAACCCAGCAGAAGACAGGGCCGAACTTCTAAGGGCGATAAGGTATGTGGATGAAGTTTACATAGGAACGCCCGGGACGATAGACATGGAGCTAGTGAAGAGAATAGACCCTGACGTCATAGCAATCGGCCCAGACCAGTTCTTCAACTGTGAAAAGCTGAAGGAGGAACTGAGAAAGCACGGGATAAACGCCGAAGTGATACGGATACCCTACCTCTACAAGAGCGACAGGGCGAAGACGAGCAAAATAATCCAAAGGATTGTGGAAACCTTCTGTGAATGA